In Lycium ferocissimum isolate CSIRO_LF1 chromosome 7, AGI_CSIRO_Lferr_CH_V1, whole genome shotgun sequence, the sequence TTCCACCTTTTGTTTTGAGATGTAATTCCATCAAGTTTTAAAATTTACCAAATTaggtataataacttgtaaaaAAGCCAAAATAGGGTAAAAATGAAGATTTTGGAGTTGTGAACTAAAAATTGAATCCTCCCCATATATGTTATAAAATAAGTAGATGGATAAAGCTTTTGCCTTTAAATGGGCCCcccaattttatttattttttaaattttattttttttccccatgttcgattttatttaaaaaaattaaagtatttcccctttaaggaaaaatttaatttttaatatctccctcctcaaaaaaatttccaaaagaaaattttttctAAACCTAAAATCTCCCTTTTtattgacaatttttttttttgtttagacAAATGTTTTATGTATTGAAAAGCCTTTGGGGAATGGGGTTTTAAAANNNNNNNNNNNNNNNNNNNNNNNNNNNNNNNNNNNNNNNNNNNNNNNNNNNNNNNNNNNNNNNNNNNNNNNNNNNNNNNNNNNNNNNNNNNNNNNNNNNNttacataaaattcaacttatcttcaatttcatatcatgatttcgaCCAAATTCCCCAAAGGGTGGGATTTgagatttaaattttttttttttaaaaagtaatcgGCCctacttttattttaaaaaaaagatcaagtcgaagaattttttttaaaacaaaattttgataaaaaaactTTGTCTTTTCCTATACGATCAAATCCCGCCGCAAGAGATTGTTTTATTTTGTGGATTATATTAAAATTCAATCGCTAGATGTTATATTTTTTGACATGACTTATAGTAGCGTATTAACTTTGATATGGTAtaatttgctcatttggtaaaatTGTATTAATTAATAACTTGAGAAGTTTGATAGTTTTATAAGCGGTGggattttcatgtttatgagaaaaatacaaaattaagaaattcaaattggatgtccaaacaaaacttcaacttcaaatcaacaTGATTTCAAATGCATAATTTCAAATCACGTCCAATAAAAAATGCAAGACCTAATAATTTGTCTTTCTTTATCATCGCTATAAATagcatatcaaacaaaattagTTTGACAATGTTTCTCATGGGTCAATATttggttatatatatacgtaattcGAGGAATACCCTTCTTTTAgaattggtctttaatttttgattaAATTGGTGGTCATTAATATTTCGTCCTTCTCCTACCACGACGGGGTTAGAATCAttcaatcaaaaataaaaaaatcaaaattctcaaaatgcggaagcttgtacattaaaattacACTCGAggcatgcaaaactctgcccgtgaatcccaacttatgccttgcgatttttttatttttattgagcGGGGTTGGCTTGATTCAAGGGgcagcgaagggcaaaatttaaagaccaccaatttaaggggaaaaaattaaagaccagtgcttttgaagggcaatccgcacaaaaaaaatgtaCATTTGTCCATTTTTTAGATGGgctaaattaataaataaactgGCTGGACATATCATGTTTTTATGAGCTAAATTTGTCACCGTAATATTCTATTAATGCTCTCGCGTGTCTGGAAATAATTAgaattttgagatattaaaaaaagaagcacATACACTTATTTTTCGTGCGGCGagttcaaaaattaaattaactaGTCATTTTGCTATCCTTATATCTCATGCAAACTAACTAATTACATAGTTTTAAAACATATGCTGCAACAGGCGGCGTAactattaatttatttaagaTGATATATTAACAAAATGAACTAGTCATTTTGCTATCCAACTTGCTTGATCATCGTATCTTCAATTCTTCATCACATTCAACTTTCCTGCTTGTCTGGAAATAATTAGAATTTTGAGAGAATAGAAAAAAAGACACAATCGTTTTTTGCATGGAAGCAGTTCAAGAATTAAATTAAGCAAATGTCAGTTCTGATCAATTGTAGCGTGTTTACTGCACCTCTctgtaatttcatgaatttgttgaagTTTAACCGGAAATGTCAGCTGATTATCATCAGCAATTAACCTATATTCCATTTGACTtgcataatttagttttttaAGGGTTAGCTACCAAGAAAACCAAACTGGACAAAGCACGTTTTTAAAATAGGATTCATTATTTAATGCATAAAATGGTCCCACTTTATAATTTATAgaacgagaaaaaaaaaaagaacgcaTCACACAACTAGATCCTACTAAACAAGAAAACGATGGGTATGACGTTTTACTTGTATTCCACAATGAAATGTAGATATCAGCCAATTAATGCATGTAACTTAATGCAAACTGAAAATCACTTTGTAAACCTAGATTGTGTAGTTACAAAATGTTAAAACTATTAAAAGAAATCCCTTTTTCCTTGCATGTTGAAACTTGTCAATATCAGccaatttcttttgtttcttaaaGAAATCCCTTTTTCCTCTTGAATGTAAGCTTTAACTGCACCTATTGTATCTTTTGATCAACCATTAGTGTAAAACTATTTGATTTAAGTAACCAACCACCCCATTGAGTCTCATCATTTAATCATAATTTGTTTTGTCTCGATCTAATCGACCATAGatctatcaaaataataaaacaacaaataaattAGCAATTTTACACCTAAAATTTtcttaacaataataataaatcacaatataaaactaaaaagtGTGAAGAGAGACAAAGAGAACATACACTTTTGGCGTTTGGCATCCATAAGAAAATTGATGAGTAATTGTGTTCTCTGCAAACCCTTTTTTACAGAGGCCGTgttatcatccctttgtattatTATATATAGGATACGATAGACTTGTTGCCTTAAGCCCATGGGCCCAACCAATTAAGTTGGGTCATTTCCACTTTTTGTGCTagtctttagtttttgttgaGCAAGCCTGATTTTTgcccaaaaattaaagattagtctatttgaagggaaaaccgcgcaattaattgaatatactccctccatcccacaataagtgtcaccttagtcaaatttttttgtcccataataagtgtcaccttaggaaatcaatgcatatattgacaagttttttccaactttgcccttagaCAAAAACTGACAAATTTATGTATTCAAGACAAAAAGCACATAGAAACTTGGTATTATTGGAGCCCCAATGTCAAAAGGCTTACTTTtcatgcatgctctaatcaaaagggaaaagtaatttatttttattatattaagcAAATGTCAGTTCTGGTCAATTGTAGCGTGTTTACTGCACCTCTctgtaatttcatgaatttgttgaagTTTAACCCGAAATGTCAGCTGATGATCATCAGCAATTAACCTATATTCCATTTGACTTGCATAATTTACTTTTTTAAGGGTTAGCTACCAAGAAAACCAAACCGGACAAAGCACGTTTGTAAAATAGGATTCATTATTTAATGCATAAAATGGTCCCACGATAATTTATAgaacagaaaaataaaaaagaatgcaTCACACAACTAGATCCTACTAAAAACGAAAACGATGGGTATGACGTTTTACTTATTCCACAATGAAATGTAGGATATCAGCCAATTAATGCATGTAACTTAATGCAAACTTAAAATGACTTTGTAAACCTAGATTGTGTAGTTACAAAATGTTAATATGAGGAAGATACACACATGCCTTTTGCTTTTTACATCTATGCTTTTCTAGGCAATATCGTGACAAAATGATCTTATAAAGCTGTTTCACACGCAAAACATAGAAATACTTAAGACAGTCACTAATTAAAGTGAAACAAAAATCAACTATATATAACTAAATATGTCGAAGTTTATACAAAAGAGACATTGTCTTGTCTGTATTAATTTAATACAAAAATTGGGTGTAGGtaaatctttatttttcaaatcgGCGGAGTAACATAAATTCTACAGACCACGAATCATACTATAAATTAGAAGGAATTTCATCGTCCTTTTTTTGAGAAAACGGGACTTTCGTTAATATAATCAGAgacacttacaaaatattagtGCTAATTACAAGACATTTACAAAACATTATTCAAAATATTACTCTTATTATGAAGGGTCAAAAGAGACTATCTCGATGGCTAACATTCCAATTAAATCTAAAGGTTATATACGCCTGTTGTTCTCTGGAGAAATTGCAATACAGTACTCTATTAACCATATATACAAGAAATATTAAGCCTGCTGGTAAAAAGCATAGATTGTATCAGATCTAATATAAATGCTTACGTAGTACCACGGGACCCCTATAGTATTTTCTTAATCAATGTGTATTACGAGAGTGTATATTCATTCATTAATAATGGGTAACATATACTATGACTTAGTACTTGCATTTCGATACGTTTTCTACATCGTACTTCTACATTCATCCTAGTTTTCTAGTCCTACAAATACCCTCTTCGACTCATTTCTTACTTGACTATAACTCCTCCCTCAACAATCCACTAACTAGCAACATGGCAGTAGTAGCCGCAACCACCGTGTCCATGGAGCACAGCCGCTTCGGCCCTGGCATTGGCGGTAAGTTCGTTGTTGGTGGCTCTCGTAGAGTGTACACATATTAGGTGCAAAATAAATTGCTTTAATTTTGGGCAGTTGGCGCTTGTGTTTGTTGATGCTGTTATTCGTGAAGTGCATGCGAGTGTTGTTATTCACCCTCTTCGTGTTGCATGCAGCACTGTCCTTGGGATTGTGGCTTCTTTTCTTGCCTTGTCGCTTCCTTATCCGAGGCTCGCTTGCTTTGGGGTCAGTATTGCGTTAAAAcaatccaaaaatatttttaatctgGTGTGACATAATATTCATTTTGGACCAAGCTTGCGCGTTTTCCCAAAAGGACGACATCATTAAGAGTGATTTGATCTTAATGTGATTCTTTCTTATTTTGTGTTTGGGATTAATTAGCATAATTAGTGTTGGAATAATTAGCTGATTCGAGTTAAAAGGTGGTAATTAGTTGGCAATTAAAGTCCAGAAATTAGTTAGAGAGGTAGTTAGTAGCGCGTGAACCACACACGCTTGTTTCAAAAGTTAGTTAAATAATTTGTGGCACCTAATCTGTGGTTATATAGAACCAGTCCAAATTCATTGTATCTCTCATGCTTTGATAATTGAAATAAGAATTTCCCTTTGCTTATCATTGTTCATTGCAATTTAAAGCTCAATTTGAGTTCTTGAGTGCATCTGTTCAAGAGAGAGATCAGTTCTTCTCTTTAGATCATTCATTCACTTTCTAAATTTGTTCTCAATTTCTAGTACACATCGAAGAGTATTCAACATTTTACgagtagtttttttttctcttctactTTCCACGTGAACTTTGTTCACACACACCCAACAAACAATTAGATGTGTGAGTACATTTTTGTTAATGTATAGGATTTAAGATAGCTTGAAATATAGTTAAAAAAGGCAATGGCAATTCTGTAAATAAGTAGACTATTTAAAAGTTAGTTACTTGGTTCACAAAGTTAGTTATTTAACCAACTTGTGGTTAATTAGTTAGAGAGATTATGAGTTGTAGATTAGATGATTCTAGAAGCTAATCTCACTTGTATATATATCTCATACGTCTCATTATGTACAACACAACTTGAATTACATTGAATAAGAATCATTTCTTCATTTCTTGATCTCAACTGcttcactttcttcttcttcttctttctctccttcttttctcATTTCTCTCGTCCATGGAGTTCATATTGAACTCTGATTAAGATCATGGTATCAGAGGCTGAACAATTGATTAGTTGTTCGTGGAAAGATCCTACAAACTATCTCCTAAATTCCACTAATAAGGATAGtcattttttctatttctggaaaaattctGTCTAAAGTTGTTGGTTCTTTTACAAATTCAAGATGTCTGATAATGGTGTTAATGGATCATCTGGTACAAATGCAAATCAAACATAGATGGAGAACAATATAAACAAAAGTTATCACAACTAATATACCGATTCGATATTTAGATCACATTTAGATTATAAACAAAAGCACGCAAACAATtaactttttgtattttttatgttataaacgaaaacaatatacttgtaaattttaaaatggAATTGATTTTCATCTCATaaactaaaaattgaaaagactaataagTTACTActaaatccataactagttgCACCACAcggataaagaattaaaatctataAGACTAGCCTtttaaattaaagaaacaaatatTCCTAATTTGACGTAAGgcagaagaaagaaaaactttcaagaaaaagaaattcaaaagctTTGGGAAGGTTGTAAATGCAATAGTTGAATCTCAGTCTTGGTTTAGGTGAATTTTTGTCAATCTTTTGAGGATGTGGTCACCTATGctaggcgaacccttattccaataatcaaaaatatataaataaagaaagaagataaaataaatgGTTCaagaaatataaagaaatatagaaattgAGAATCCAACCCGGTCACAGAGAAATTCTAACTAAATGTCATAAGTCCGAATCATAATAATCATGTAGCCTAAAAGATCAGTCAATAATGAAACAAGATGGATAAAAAGAGTCCAACGATCGTCCTCATGCTTCAAGAAGGACTCGAATCTGCTGAATATAGCCACGATTTTCTAGGCTAGAAATCGATCTCTTCACTAATGATGTTTAAAAATTTAATGCGTTTCTATTGTTTCCGTCAAACAACACATAGAACTGTTTGTAataagactagataacgtatataaagacacaagcaagaaaaacatataaatcaacaagtacaagtctaAATCCATATCCACGTGaccataagtcatcttttatgttactAAACCCAATTTGTCAAAATGTCTCATTCTCCTGAATCTCACGGTGGTATCACAACAATGTTAATAAcagcaatgcaataatgtatgtgtTAGAAGAATGCATAGCAAATCAATAATGCACTGTCTCAatcatgacccataggggacccgtGTTGTACCACAGCCTTATGGAATATAACCTCGGTCAGAGCGCCACCTCACGACCCGGCTAGACCGAGGACACACTCCAaggttaaaagacaaaaaaaacaCTCTTTCTCTTTGAAATCTTTCTCTGCTTCTCTATCATCTTTTGTTGGTGGATagtatatcaatgtatcatggaaatgcgtttgatatgatgaaatgtaatgttaaaaaccaattcaatcttcttgaatacAAGTTGATATGACAAAAGAAAtggaatcaccattctcatctccacaATCCCGAGTAAAGCAacatatcatagtcatgatatatcattagtcGTTCTGTCTcgagtgagaaaaaaaaaaaatagatcaagataagtcatttttaaaatcatacaacaagttcCAGGATATCTAATAGAAAAAGTTCGATTTTcttcgacaatatcatctaaacatacctTCTTTAATCAATACCATAAGAAAcataaagttgaagttgaaatttcacgccaaagctttttcctgtTACTTCCGTAAGTAACTCGCCTCTTTTTTGAAAGATTTGCAAATGTTGTCCAGTCTAATATCTCATTAATTAATGTAGGAATACAGAGAAATATGTATCTTCTTTGCATAGCTAAAATAAATTAATGTTGCACTATCGACCAACGTAAAGAGGGGAGTTGTGCAATATATAGTAAATCACTATGTCCATCAGGTTGAAGTGATATAATTACGAGTAGACTGCTATATCCAACCGCTTCTTAAATTCTTAATTGGAATATTCATCAAACTAGTATAGAGCATGAATATAGCACCTTCCATAAAATAGTGGACCGTGGGTTCCAATAGTAATTCATCTTTACATTTTGTTGCTTTGTCATTTACgaaaaaattgtcaaaaaatcACGTGTCAATCATGAACTAACTTAATGATATCCTCTCTCCATTAATTCCACAATTAATCTTTACTCTCAAACTTATTCCGATATTTAACCAATTGCACACATAATTAATGATAATAAGAAGTTATACGGTTTCCTACCATTAATCCGGTAGTTCTCATCTCACAATTTACCTATGGCTTGGACGAATTTaatatatctagtagaggagaATAACTTATATTTCAAGAAATACTCTCCTTCAACCTTACTTTACTCGAAGAAATCTCTCGAGTTGTATCATTCGACTTTTGTTGGTGACGTTTTGAATTAGCCAAAAGAGATTGATTGGTGCATAATATACTTGTAAATTTATCACTAAAAAAGGGTCTCTCCGGCCAAAAAAGGGATTTAAATGGGTCTACAAAATTAATAACTCTATGCTTACcattcattttcaaaacgtgTCCACTAAGTACATAGCAATAGTCTTATGTTCTTTGCATAAATCCACTTTGTCCTCCACTATAGTACCAATGAAACCTTAAAAAATGCCTAGCTTAATGTAATGATAAAACATACCATGTGCATTTTAAACTCTTTTACAAAGCACAAATATTTTATCCTCTTGTGTCATGGAATCATGATGTGTACTCCTAATCCCTTTAATTAAAGAATGCCacataacaatatatataaatttgtcATGCTAGTTCTAGTCGTTAGGGTGACAtccaaaataattcatccactTAATccataatcaaataattaacttcCCACTAAGTTCATCAAATAACCATTTacgcataattaatttcttaacACACTTCACATACTTGttaattaaataaccgaatcacccgttatcgaaGATTTTGACTTGTCATAGAAAGCaagattagaccacgaaaagggtgttttaggaatattaggcctaaaagtgctaaacgaccaaatgggtcgttacacttttgttgtcacataatatatttcttacaaaatattattacatgCTATTTGACAATGACTGtcatagagaggtaattttacaaagagtgtaccacTATAATGGATGTTATTGCTGTTATAGGCagaatgctgttatagagaagtaaaatataatatgaaaaatcggttccggAAAAAATCAGACCGTTATAGTGAAATATTGTTATAACGAATGGCAATTATAAAGAGATTTGACTGTATAAGTTTCAACTGCTTAGATAGCAGAGTAATTTTCAGACACATGCAGATAACAATACATAAAATAAGAAGCATTCAACACTCATTACCACAAGTAGTTTCCGTCCTTTTCTCATTCTAATTTTTAGGATGCTTTTCCAGGGAAACAATCTTTCAGGACTATGTTGTCtgctgcaaatgttttaaaaaatcgTAATATAAGAGGTCATTTCTAGGCTCAAAATTCTTTTGACACTTCATATGCCACATGAAATTTTCCTAAAAACTCATTTACTAACTTGCCCACTTTTTGCTTTATCATTGTACTTGTCTTTCTAGGAAGGATGGGAGGGAGCAGGAAACACATAGGAAATCGAATGCTAAATGCATGTATCAGGACGTATTTGTGAGATCTTATTGTAGTTCTATTGCTTTCCATAGTAATAAACCTCACATTCTCGGACAAAATGAAAATATCAAAAGTAACTCAGTTGAAGCACACTAGTACTACATATAAGTCACGATAATAATCTTAAGATTTATGGGTTGACtaagatcaaaaaaaaaaaaaaaaaaaaaaagagagaaaatggaaATAAGAGGGTActcaagaaaaaaggaaaagtaaaattaatatacaaaCTAGATCATCTCATGATAACAGGCAACAAATGAATTTTGTCATCTAATTACTATTAAATTTACAATCAGACGAGCtagaaaatatgaaagaagtAGCAACAGTCACAATGTAATACTAGTACTACATCTCAAGGCCAAACATAGGGTGATCGTCGGGTAATATTTGTCCACGGCAGCTTATGGGTAATGGCTCCCCGGTCTTTTTTTGAGCAGAGGCTTTGACATCTGCAACTGTGTCACCAGGCTTAACCctaatattaaaaatacaacCGGTACGGGTATGAGTGAAAGAGATTTTGTATACCAGTCCAAATCTAAGGATTAAGCTAGAACCTTTCCTTATTCCTAGTGAAACAAGAGTTTGGTCGTTTCTTAAAACTGCACAACGACCACCCTGGTCGTTGTTGAGAAGCAGCTTCTGTTTGTTAAAAGAAAATCCCGTTTGCTCTTGAATGTAAGCTTTAACCGCAGCTACAGTATCATATGGATCAACCATTAGGGTATAAGAATTGCGACAATCTTTAATAGTGTCCTCCTCAAGTCCAAATTTCGATAACTTGGATTTTGATACTGACCGGAATTTAATCACGTCTTTGTAAATGTCATCATGGATAACGATTTCCATTGTTCGACTTAGTGACCATGGATCTTTGACAATAAAGGACAACATAAGCATTTTCACACCAGATATTTCTTCCATTACCGTTATCGGTGCATATCGCAGGATCAAAGTAGAATCTTTCTTGATTCCTAAAGAATCAAGAGTTTGCTCATCACACACAACATCGCCTCCTCCAAGCAGCAGCTTTTGTTTCTTAAAAGAAATCCCTTTTTCCTCTTGAATGTAAGCTTTAACTGCACCTATTGTATCTTTTGGATCAACCATTAGTGTAAAACTATTTGATTTAAGTAACCAACCACCCCATTGAGTCTCATCTTTAATCATAATTTGTTTTGTTCGATTCACTGACCATAGatctatcaaaataataaaacaacaaCTAAATTAGCAATTTTACACTTAAATCTTCTTAACaataataatcacaatataaaaaactaaaaagtgtGAAGAGAGACAGAGAGAACATACACTTTTGGCGTTTGGCATCCATAAGGAAAATTGATGAGTAATTGTGTTCTCTGCAAACCCTATTTACAGAGGCCGTGgttatcatccctttgtattatTATACTAGTTGTCacaggcccgtgctaagcccaggcccaaactcaaaatataaaaagaatgcGTAAGTTTTATCAAATAAGTATAAATTGTGTCACTTTTTTTagtacataattaatttaatgtaattgCAAGTTAATcatattttgtttataaattttcataattattaaagtttttcGTCATAtaattggatttttttaaaaaaaagtatttatgagaaaataagtttggTAGGAAAATTAGCAAATAACAGAAGTGTGCAAGTAATTCAATATTCTATAAACTAACATGATAAAGTCTGATAATTGCAACTCGTCGAAgatcataaattgaaaattgtttttgtatttttatgaatttgtgagcaAGCGATTGTTATTTATAGATAGAAATagatttcttttgatatttttagtttttcacTCATTATTCTATGCGTTAAGGCTCTATGCTAGTCAAATGTGTTTTTTAACATTAGGTTTAGACGAAATTCAATAAATAACTAAATTCATAGTGaacctcaagaatcaatttagttattcatgtatgcTTCatgcttgaaaaaaataattcttggtTAATCAAACAAGAGAACTTAAAGATAATATAATCTTGACTGATAACTctaccttcattttcaacattaaacaatgccattcaataatttttttaactttctgTATTTGTAAGCACATATGATATCACTAAAGAAGTAAAATGTTGGATGTTTAATAGAGAGAAGCATATGGAAAGAAACATATGACGTAGGGCATGTTTAAATGTAAAATAAGACCTCATAAATGTTTTAGTTGACAACAATATTGACTCTAACAAATCACTCATACCTAGAAATTAAGAAGTCTTTTCACTCAATTATCCTTAATTAATATTATCAATTTTATATGGTTTCTTGATAGTATATAAGAATTAACTAATCTAAATGAGGATACATGGGGCCcttcaattttggaaaaaattgttGATAGTTGCCAAGTGTCTCCACCTATGTTGTTTTTTGACATGTAATTGCCATCAAGTTTTGCAAAATTTACCAAATTAGGTATAAGGTAACTATGTAAATAAAAGCCAAAATAGAGGTAAAAATGAAGATTTTGGAGTTGTGAACACTACAAAAATCATGAatcctcccttatatatagttataaaataggaatttttacgcgttatagctacttctaatacataattagtggtaataactaccttttattttaattattaataataactaaatacttttctaatttaattattatagctacacaaaataattttcaattaccatttcacaaatacacctaaaaattagCACCCCAATCCCATATCCCCAATGtttaatggtaacaatattaattacttaatatacattaccattctctctcctttttcataaattcttacctttttaaaATCGTCTTCTTCTCTCTGCACCCATGAAATAGTTTTCACTGATCCTTCTTCACCAATCAAGAAGTTCGATTTTTCATTTTGGGATATTGCAATcttcttttcttaaattttttcgaaaaGGAAAATGTGGTCAAAGTGGGCCTCTTTTACGTTCTAtcccatctcctttgtttcgtgaaattttcgctatttatgttattattcttccacaaaacCAACTTGGTGGAAGTGATTGTTTTTGCTCCAGGCCGTGGTGGTGGTTATGGGGGCGCACACgagagaaggggagagagagaaagttttttagggtttttgagaagatgaaaaatatatgtatttgtgtatgttctatgatataactaccaattgttgtggttggtggtgtatttttgtaagtttttctatatatttgtgtattttgttcaaattaattccattagttcatctagtttcaaatacacgggtgacgcaaatacatggtaagttttctatatatttatgtattttgttcaaattaatcccatcaaatacatgggtgatgcaaattgttactcacacaaatacatgagatttaatttaaaatacatggagtttgattgAAAATTGTTGACAAATTACAAAGAaacttaatataaaatacatggggtttgattggaaacttcaaatacattagttatgctatcaaatacatgggtaaataaaaaatcaatattgaaaacctcaaatacattaccactaaaatattgaaaacttcaaaataCATTACCAATATaatacatggagtttgattgCAAATTGTTACTATTTTGTTATCAAAACCACGGGTAAATTAAaaacacaaatacatgatatttaatataaaattttgaagaaaatttt encodes:
- the LOC132062945 gene encoding uncharacterized protein LOC132062945, which gives rise to MDAKRQKYLWSVNRTKQIMIKDETQWGGWLLKSNSFTLMVDPKDTIGAVKAYIQEEKGISFKKQKLLLGGGDVVCDEQTLDSLGIKKDSTLILRYAPITVMEEISGVKMLMLSFIVKDPWSLSRTMEIVIHDDIYKDVIKFRSVSKSKLSKFGLEEDTIKDCRNSYTLMVDPYDTVAAVKAYIQEQTGFSFNKQKLLLNNDQGGRCAVLRNDQTLVSLGIRKGSSLILRFGLVYKISFTHTRTGCIFNIRVKPGDTVADVKASAQKKTGEPLPISCRGQILPDDHPMFGLEM